Proteins co-encoded in one Falco rusticolus isolate bFalRus1 chromosome 14, bFalRus1.pri, whole genome shotgun sequence genomic window:
- the MED12 gene encoding mediator of RNA polymerase II transcription subunit 12 isoform X2, translating to MAAFGVLSYEHRPLKRPRLGPPDVYPQDPKQKEDELTALNVKQGFNNQPAVSGDEHGSAKNVNFNPAKISSNFSSIIAEKLRCNTLPDTGRRKPQVNQKDNFWLVTARSQSAINNWFTDLAGTKPLTHLAKKVPIFSKKEEVFGYLAKYTVPVMRAAWLIKMTCAYYAAITETKVKKRHVIDPFIEWTQIITKYLSEQLQKIAEFYRQLPGQGCGSPPGPVPQEVEQALKQWDYNEKLAMFMFQDGMLDRHEFLTWVLECFEKIRSGEDEFLKMLLPLLLRYSGEFVQSAYLSRRLAYFCTRRLAMQLDGAGGHPPHILSGQTGNALPSTPTPQPAAGNPPPSPFSDLLLCPQHRPVVYGLSCILQSIILCCPSALVWHYSLTDSRIKTGSPLDHLPIAPSNLPMPGGNSAFTQQVRAKLREIEQQIKERGQAVEVRWSFDKCQETTAGFTIGRVLHTLEVLDSHSFERSDFSNSLDSLYNRIFGLGPTKDSHEISPDDDAVVALLCEWAVSYKRSGRHRAMVVAKLLEKRQAEIEAERCGDSEVVDEKGSISSGSLSAASAPVFQDVLMQFLDTQAPMLTDPGKENEKVEFFNLVLLFCELIRHDVFSHNIYMCTLISRGDLAMDSHGPRPPSPFDDPAEEHDRKETEGNSGIKLEDTGLSETMDIDHNSNMLFDDMEKTDFSMFSPPMHCESKASPSPEKPDPEKEAKPLLKDKSVEGMLASLYDQPRHIQYATHFPIPQEESCSHECNQRLVVLFGVGKQRDDARHTIKKITKDILKVLNRKSTAETGGEEGQKRKKSKPEAFPTAEDIFAKFQHLSHFDQHQVTSQVSRNVLEQITSFALGMSYHLPLVQHVQFIFDLMEYSLNISGLIDFAIQLLNELSVVEAELLLKSSDLVGSYTTSLCLCIVAVLRHYHSCLILNQDQMAQVFEGLCGVVKHGMNRSDGSSAERCILAYLYDLYTSCSHLKSKFGELFSDFCSKVKNTIYCNVEPSDSNMLWEPEFMIDTIENPSAHNFTYTNLGKSLNENPANRYSFVCNALMHVCVGHHDPDRVNDIAILCAELTGYCKSLSAEWLGVLKALCCSSNNGTCGFNDLLCNVDVSDLSFHDSLATFVAILIARQCLLLEDLIRCAAIPSLLNAACSEQDSEPGARLTCRILLHLFKTPQLNPCQQDGNKPTVGIRSSCDRHLLAASQNRIVDGAVFAVLKAVFVLGDAELKGSGFSHPGGVDDLMDDELGTRKAGSRVVTVETASLDIYAKYVLRSICQQEWVGERCLKSLCEDSNDLQDPVLSSTQAQRLMQLICYPHRLLDNEEGENPQRQRIKRILQNLDQWTMRQSSLELQLMIKQTANNEMNSLLENIAKATIEVFQQSAETSSASSAGNGVNSISGSASATPASNKSKPILSSLERSGVWLVAPLIAKLPTSVQGHVLKAAGEELEKGQHLGSSSRKERDRQKQKSMSLLSQQPFLSLVLTCLKGQDEQREGLLTSLYSQVQQIVTNWREDQYQDDCKAKQLMHEALKLRLNLVGGMFDTVQRSTQQTTEWAVLLLDIISSGTVDMQSNNELFTTVLDMLSVLINGTLAADMSSISQGSMEENKRAYMNLVKKLRKELGDRQSDSLEKVRQLLPLPKQTRDVITCEPQGSLIDTKGNKIAGFDSIFKKEGLQVSTKQKISPWDLFEGLKHSAPLSWGWFGTVRVDRKVSRFEEQQRLLLYHTHLKPKPRSYYLEPLPLPPEEEEPPTPVALEPEKKAAEPAKADKTSSNPATSTEERKKKQSKTKKRNQSASKTEDFVLGPSRGVSYGVGMPTDLLHHQSGSTMSRLAYGQSPVGLYAQNQPLPAGGPRLDTSYRPVRMPLGKLVQSRPPYSGVLPPGMGSMMGIDPSYKPAVYRQQPPVSQGQILRQQLQAKLQGQGIMGQQPVRQMAPTPSYGGLQPSQGYTPYVSHIGLQQHPSQSGTMVPPTYSGQPYQNSHPSSNPALVDPVRQMQQRPSGYVHQQAPGYGHSLSNTQRFPHQSIQQAPMMSGMNHLGPQGVPSGIRPSQILPDQQQQQYLRQQQQQQQQQQMLRQQQQQQQQQQQQQQQQQQQQQQQQQQPQPPQPQQQPQVSTVPQPQAQGQPPGLGMQALPPQQPIFQRQGLQQTQQQQQTAALVRQLQQQLSNTQTQQNNNPFGRY from the exons ATGGCGGCCTTCGGCGTCCTCAGCTACGAGCACCGCCCGCTCAAGCGCCCGCGCCTCGGCCCGCCCGACGTCTACCCGCAGGACCCCAAGCAGAAGGAG GATGAGCTGACTGCTCTGAACGTCAAGCAAGGCTTCAATAACCAGCCAGCGGTCTCTGGGGATGAGCATGGCAGTGccaaaaatgttaatttcaacCCAGCGAAG atcaGTTCAAATTTTAGCAGTATTATTGCAGAAAAGCTGCGGTGTAATACACTGCCCGACACTGGAAGACGGAAGCCCCAGGTGAATCAGAAGGATAACTTCTGGCTGGTGACAGCACGTTCTCAGAGTGCCATAAACAACTGGTTCACAGATCTGGCTGGAACTAAGCCCCTCACTCATCTTGCTAAGAAG GTGCCCATCTTTAGCAAGAAGGAAGAGGTCTTTGGTTATTTGGCAAAATACACTGTTCCAGTAATGAGAGCAGCCTGGCTCATCAAAATGACTTGTGCCTATTATGCTGCCATCACAGAAACCAAGGTGAAAAAGCGTCATGTCATTGATCCCTTCATTG aaTGGACACAGATCATCACCAAATACCTgtcagagcagctgcagaaaattgCGGAGTTCTATAGACAGCTCCCAGGGCAAGGCTGTGGTTCACCCCCTGGGCCAGTGCCCCAAGAGGTGGAACAAGCTTTGAAGCAGTGGGACTACAATGAGAAACTAGCTATGTTCATGTTCCAG GACGGCATGCTGGACCGGCATGAATTCCTGACGTGGGTCCTTGAGTGCTTTGAGAAGATACGGTCAGGAGAAGatgaatttctgaaaatgctgctgcccctgctgtTGCGG TACTCTGGAGAGTTTGTGCAATCTGCATACCTGTCCAGACGTCTGGCCTACTTCTGCACCCGCAGGCTTGCTATGCAGCTGGATGGTGCTGGTGGGCACCCACCCCACATCCTGTCTGGCCAGACAGGGAATGCTCTTCCTTCAACTCCCACccctcagccagctgcagggaatcctcctcccagccctttcAGTGACTTACTGCTGTGCCCTCAGCACCGGCCAGTGGTATATGGGCTTAGCTGCATCCTCCAG AGTATAATTTTGTGTTGCCCAAGTGCCCTTGTGTGGCATTACTCATTGACTGACAGCAGGATAAAGACCGGCTCTCCTCTGGACCACCTGCCTATAGCCCCATCCAACTTGCCCATGCCAGGAGGGAATTCAGCCTTTACACAGCAG GTACGGGCAAAGCTGCGTGAAATTGAGCAGCAGATAAAGGAACGTGGTCAGGCTGTGGAGGTTCGCTGGTCATTTGACAAGTGCCAGGAAACCACAGCAG GTTTCACTATCGGCCGTGTCTTGCACACTTTAGAAGTTCTGGACAGTCACAGCTTTGAAAGATCTGACTTCAGCAACTCTTTGGATTCCTTGTATAACAGGATATTTGGGCTGGGTCCAACCAAAGACAGTCATGAG ATCTCCCCCGATGATGATGCAGTGGTGGCCTTACTGTGCGAATGGGCTGTCAGTTATAAACGTTCTGGACGCCACAGGGCTATGGTTGTGGCCAAACTCTTGGAGAAGCGTCAAGCAGAGATAGAGGCTGAG aGATGTGGGGACTCTGAAGTTGTGGATGAGAAGGGCTCCATCTCCTCAGGCTCTCTCTCAGCAGCCAGCGCTCCTGTCTTTCAGGATGTCCTTATGCAGTTCCTTGACACTCAAGCTCCTATGCTAA CTGATcctgggaaggaaaatgagaaggtGGAGTTCTTTAACCTGGTGCTGCTGTTCTGTGAGCTAATCCGGCATGATGTCTTCTCTCACAACATCTACATGTGCACGCTCATCTCCCGGGGTGATCTTGCCATGGATTCTCATGGGCCTCGCCCGCCCTCACCCTTCGATGATCCTGCTGAAGAGCACGACAGGAAGGAGACAGAGGGAAACAGTGGCATCAAACTAGAG GACACAGGTCTTTCTGAAACCATGGACATTGACCACAACTCCAACATGCTCTTTGATGACATGGAGAAGACAGACTTTTCG ATGTTTTCTCCTCCAATGCATTGTGAATCTAAAGCCAGCCCTTCCCCTGAGAAACCAGATcctgaaaaggaagcaaagcctTTGCTGAAGGATAAATCTGTGGAAGGAATGTTAGCATCCCTGTATGACCAGCCTCGGCACATCCAGTATGCAACACACTTTCCTATTCCTCAG GAGGAGTCATGCAGCCACGAGTGTAACCAACGGTTGGTAGTTCTTTTTGGGGTTGGAAAACAACGGGACGATGCTCGGCATACGATCAAGAAAATAACCAAAGACATTCTAAAAGTCTTAAATAGAAAGAGCACTGCAGAGACAG GTGGAGAGGAAggtcagaagaggaaaaagagcaaGCCAGAAGCATTCCCAACAGCTGAAGATATATTTGCAAAGTTCCAGCACCTTTCTCACTTTGATCAGCACCAAGTCACATCTCAG GTATCTCGCAATGTCTTGGAACAGATCACCAGCTTTGCCTTGGGAATGTCATACCACTTGCCTCTGGTACAGCACGTGCAGTTCATATTTGACTTGATGGAGTATTCACTCAATATCAGTGGTCTTATCGACTTTGCCATCCAG TTGCTGAATGAACTGAGCGTGGTGGAGGCAGAACTGCTGTTGAAATCCTCCGACCTTGTTGGCAGCTACACCACCAGCTTGTGCCTGTGCATCGTGGCTGTGCTGCGGCACTACCACTCCTGCCTTATATTGAACCAGGACCAGATGGCTCAGGTCTTTGAAGG TCTGTGTGGGGTGGTGAAACATGGCATGAACCGCTCGGATGGGTCCTCAGCGGAGCGCTGTATCCTGGCCTATCTCTATGACCTGTATACATCCTGCAGTCACCTCAAAAGTAAATTTGGGGAGCTCTTCAG TGACTTCTGCTCCAAGGTGAAGAACACAATCTACTGCAATGTTGAGCCATCTGACTCCAATATGCTATGGGAACCAGAGTTCATGATTGATACTATTGAAAATCCATCTGCACATAACTTTACATACACCAACCTGGGAAAGAGCCTCAATGAAAACCCAGCCAACCGTTACAGTTTTGTCTGTAATGCACTTATGCATGTATGTGTGGGACACCACGATCCAGACAG GGTGAACGACATTGCTATCCTGTGTGCTGAGCTAACTGGCTACTGCAAGTCTCTAAGCGCCGAGTGGCTGGGTGTGCTCAAAGCTTTGTGCTGTTCCTCCAATAATGGGACCTGTGGCTTCAATGACCTCCTCTGCAATGTTGAT GTCAGTGACTTATCTTTCCATGATTCCTTGGCCACCTTTGTTGCCATTCTCATTGCCCGGCAGTGCTTGCTGCTGGAGGACCTGATTCGCTGTGCTGCTATCCCCTCACTCCTCAATGCTG CCTGCAGTGAACAGGACTCAGAACCGGGAGCACGTCTGACCTGCCGGATTTTACTCCATCTGTTTAAGACTCCACAGCTGAACCCATGCCAGCAAGATGGCA ACAAACCCACGGTGGGAATCCGCTCTTCCTGTGACCGTCACTTACTGGCAGCTTCCCAAAATCGTATTGTGGATGGAGCGGTCTTTGCAGTGCTGAAGGCTGTCTTTGTTCTGG GAGATGCAGAACTGAAAGGCTCTGGCTTTTCCCACCCTGGAGGTGTTGACGATCTCATGGATGATGAGCTGGGCACCAGGAAGGCCGGTAGTCGGGTAGTAACTGTAGAAACGGCTAGTTTGGATATTTATGCCAAGTATGTGCTGAGGAGTATATGTCAACAG GAGTGGGTAGGTGAGCGATGCCTGAAGTCCCTCTGCGAAGACAGCAATGACTTGCAGGATCCTGTCCTGAGCAGCACTCAAGCCCAGAGGCTGATGCAGCTGATTTGCTATCCACACCGGCTGCTGGACaatgaggaaggagaaaatccTCAGCGGCAGAGGATCAAACGCATCTTACAG aATCTGGACCAGTGGACCATGAGGCAGTCCTcgctggagctgcagctcatGATTAAGCAGACAGCAAACAAC GAGATGAACTCCTTGTTAGAAAATATAGCCAAGGCCACCATTGAAGTATTCCAGCAGTCAGCAGAGACCAGCTCTGCTAGCTCTGCTGGCAATGGAGTCAACAGTATCAGTGGCTCAGCAAGTGCTACACCTGCCAGCAACAAATCCAAACCCATCCTCAG CTCCCTGGAGAGATCAGGAGTGTGGCTGGTGGCCCCTCTGATTGCCAAGCTTCCAACATCAGTTCAGGGCCACGTGCTgaaagctgctggagaagaacTAGAGAAAGGACAACACCTGGGGTCATCGTCCCGCAAAGAGCGGGACCGCCAGAAGCAGAAGAG CATGTCCCTCCTGAGCCAGCAGCCATTTCTGTCGCTGGTGCTAACATGCTTGAAAGGACAGGATGAGCAGCGGGAAGGCCTCCTCACCTCTCTGTACAGTCAGGTGCAGCAG ATTGTTACCAATTGGCGGGAAGATCAGTACCAAGATGACTGCAAAGCCAAGCAGCTGATGCATGAGGCCCTGAAACTACGGCTGAATTTG GTGGGGGGAATGTTTGACACAGTTCAACGCAGTACACAGCAGACAACTGAGTGGGCTGTGCTTCTCCTGGACATCATCAGCAGTGGCACCGTGGACATGCAGTCAAACAA TGAGCTCTTCACCACAGTGTTGGACATGCTGAGTGTTCTCATCAATGGCACCCTGGCTGCTGATATGTCCAGCATTTCTCAGGGCAGCATGGAGGAGAACAAGCGGGCATACATGAATCTTGTCAAGAAACTCAGG AAAGAGCTGGGGGACCGGCAGTCTGACAGCCTGGAGAAGGTGCGACAGCTACTGCCGCTTCCCAAGCAGACCCGAGATGTCATCACCTGTGAACCTCAGGGATCCCTCATTGACACCAAAGGCAATAAAATAGCTGGATTTGACTCCATCTTCAAGAAGGAG GGTCTGCAAGTCTCTACAAAGCAGAAGATTTCCCCTTGGGATCTGTTTGAGGGCTTAAAGCACTCAGCTCCCCTCTCCTGGGGATGGTTTGGGACAGTCCGAGTGGATCGCAAGGTGTCTAGAtttgaggagcagcagaggcttCTTCTGTACCACACACACTTGAAACCCAAGCCCCGCAGTTACTACCTGGAGCCGTTGCCACTGCCCCCTGAAGAGGAAGAGCCTCCTACACCTGTGGCTTTAGAGCCAGAGAAGAAAGCTGCGGAACCAGCCAAGGCTGATAAAACAAGCTCCAACCCTGCCACCTCTACTGAGGAACGcaagaagaaacagagcaaaaccaagaaaCGTAACCAATCTGCCAGCAAAACTGAG GATTTTGTGTTGGGTCCTAGCCGAGGGGTTTCGTACGGAGTTGGTATGCCTACAGATCTCTTGCATCACCAGTCAGGAAGCACTATGTCGAGGCTGGCTTATGGGCAATCACCAGTGGGTCTCTACGCTCAGAATCAGCCTCTTCCAGCAG GTGGCCCTCGTCTGGATACATCCTACAGGCCTGTACGCATGCCACTGGGGAAACTTGTTCAGAGTCGTCCTCCCTATAGTGGTGTGCTGCCTCCGGGGATGGGGAGCATGATGGGCATTGACCCCTCTTACAAGCCAGCAGTATACAGACAGCAGCCTCCAGTGTCCCAGGGACAGATACTGAGGCAGCAGCTTCAAGCAAAGTTG CAAGGCCAAGGCATAATGGGACAGCAGCCTGTGCGCCAGATGGCTCCAACCCCATCCTACGGAGGACTGCAGCCCTCCCAG ggTTACACACCTTACGTCTCCCACATAGGCCTTCAGCAGCACCCTTCCCAGTCAGGCACGATGGTACCTCCTACCTATTCTGGCCAGCCCTATCAGAATTCCCACCCGAGCTCTAATCCTGCCCTGGTGGATCCTGTTAGGCAGATGCAGCAGAGACCAAGTGGCTACGTACACCAGCAGGCCCCTGGCTACGGGCACAGCTTGAGTAACACACAGAG GTTTCCTCACCAGTCAATACAGCAGGCCCCCATGATGAGTGGGATGAACCATTTGGGTCCACAAGGAGTCCCCTCGGGAATTCGACCCAGCCAGATACTGCctgaccagcagcagcagcagtacctgaggcaacagcagcagcagcagcagcagcagcagatgctgagg